In one window of Bradyrhizobium sp. AZCC 1721 DNA:
- a CDS encoding ABC transporter ATP-binding protein: MSALLDVEELQVTFGRTAAVRGASFRVERGETHCLVGESGCGKSVTALAVMSLLARGGQRSAKRMRFAGTDLTSLSDREMARLRGNRMAMIFQEPMTSLNPAFTIGSQMAEVMTRHKGGSRAAALDRAAELMGRVGITAPGMRLGQFPHQLSGGLRQRVMIAMALMCDPELLIADEPTTALDVTVQAQILRLLANLKRELGLSILLITHDLGIVARVADHVSVMYAGEVVERAPTADLFRAPQHPYTRGLLSCVPVPGRVQRDRPLGSIPGVVPAIGPGFAGCAFRSRCAHANETCTRAIPRRRTGDAHDYLCRLEPDWAELQPA; this comes from the coding sequence ATGAGTGCGCTCTTGGACGTGGAGGAGCTTCAGGTAACGTTCGGCCGCACCGCGGCGGTGCGCGGCGCCTCGTTCCGGGTCGAGAGGGGCGAGACTCATTGCCTGGTCGGCGAGTCCGGCTGCGGCAAGTCGGTGACCGCGCTGGCGGTGATGAGCCTGCTCGCCCGCGGCGGCCAGCGTTCGGCGAAACGGATGCGTTTTGCCGGTACCGACCTCACATCGCTGTCGGACCGCGAGATGGCGCGCCTGCGCGGCAACCGCATGGCGATGATCTTTCAGGAGCCGATGACCAGCCTCAATCCGGCCTTCACCATCGGTTCGCAGATGGCGGAGGTGATGACGCGCCACAAGGGCGGCTCGCGCGCGGCGGCCCTCGACCGCGCCGCCGAATTGATGGGCCGCGTCGGCATCACCGCACCTGGCATGCGGCTCGGCCAGTTTCCGCACCAGCTCTCCGGCGGCCTGCGCCAGCGCGTGATGATCGCGATGGCGCTGATGTGCGATCCGGAACTGTTGATCGCCGACGAGCCGACCACCGCGCTCGACGTCACCGTGCAGGCGCAGATCCTGCGGCTGCTCGCCAATCTCAAGCGCGAGCTCGGCCTCTCGATCCTGCTGATCACCCATGACCTCGGTATCGTCGCGCGCGTCGCCGACCACGTGTCGGTGATGTATGCCGGCGAGGTCGTCGAGCGCGCGCCGACTGCGGACCTGTTCCGCGCGCCGCAGCATCCCTACACCCGCGGTCTTCTGTCCTGCGTGCCGGTGCCCGGCCGCGTGCAGCGCGACCGGCCGCTCGGCTCGATTCCCGGCGTTGTGCCGGCGATCGGGCCAGGCTTTGCCGGCTGCGCCTTTCGCTCGCGCTGCGCCCACGCCAATGAAACGTGTACACGCGCGATACCGCGGCGTCGGACGGGCGATGCGCACGATTATCTTTGCCGGCTCGAGCCGGACTGGGCGGAGCTGCAACCCGCATGA
- a CDS encoding type I secretion system permease/ATPase: MPTGMLTALDDSVAPARRIDDVRQALVALWPQFLWAGLFSSAINLLYLSSPLYLMQVYNRVLLNENVSTLVLLTLILAIALLTMAALDAVRSYILIRCGIRLDMELSARVFEALVVRSAQRGASRGAQQLRNLDQFRTFVTGPGIYFAFDLPWIPIYLMLLFFIHPLLGIVATIGAVLLLGLAGLNEVMTREPMKEAEAAGNQSYVFTENILRHADVIRAMGMQPAVERNWQSQRSSMLVQQALASDKNAVMTSSIRFFRLLLQSLMLGTGAWLAIDHAITPATIFAASIVMGRALVPVEQAVGTWKQFIGAREAYAEVRELLGEIDLTPPHTIVPRARNTIEVRELRCLLPARKEPVIRDLTFELGGGQALGIVGPSGSGKSTLARLLVGAILPADGRLRFGGLDYSHWDPLEFGRHVGYLPQDVGLFAGTVRENIARFGDASTDEIIDAAKRAGIHEMVLDLPKQYDTRLGPGGVGLSGGQRQRLALARALLGRPPLLVLDEPNANLDAPGEEALKVALLQAKSEGATIIVITHRTTILDIVDVMMVLRGGMLDMLGPPGEVYHALQQAAAGRAS, encoded by the coding sequence ATGCCTACGGGCATGCTGACCGCCCTTGACGACTCCGTCGCCCCGGCGCGACGGATCGATGACGTTCGCCAGGCGCTGGTCGCGCTATGGCCGCAATTCCTCTGGGCCGGGCTGTTCTCCAGCGCCATCAACCTGCTCTATCTGAGTTCGCCGCTCTATTTGATGCAGGTCTATAACCGCGTGCTGCTCAACGAGAACGTCTCCACGCTCGTCCTCCTCACCCTGATCCTGGCGATCGCTCTGCTCACCATGGCGGCGCTGGATGCGGTGCGCTCGTACATCCTGATCCGCTGCGGCATCCGCCTCGACATGGAATTATCGGCACGCGTGTTCGAGGCGCTGGTGGTGCGCTCGGCGCAGCGCGGCGCATCGCGCGGCGCGCAGCAATTGCGCAATCTCGATCAGTTCCGCACCTTCGTGACCGGCCCCGGCATCTATTTCGCGTTCGACCTGCCGTGGATTCCGATCTATCTGATGCTGCTGTTCTTCATCCATCCGCTGCTGGGCATCGTCGCGACCATTGGCGCGGTTCTCCTGCTTGGCCTCGCCGGTCTCAACGAGGTGATGACCCGCGAGCCGATGAAGGAAGCCGAAGCCGCAGGCAACCAGTCCTATGTGTTCACCGAAAACATCCTGCGCCACGCCGACGTGATCCGCGCGATGGGCATGCAGCCGGCAGTGGAGCGCAACTGGCAGAGCCAGCGCTCGTCGATGCTGGTGCAGCAGGCGCTTGCCAGCGACAAGAACGCGGTGATGACCTCTTCCATCCGCTTCTTCCGCCTGCTGTTGCAATCGCTGATGCTCGGCACCGGCGCCTGGCTCGCCATCGACCACGCCATCACGCCGGCGACCATCTTCGCCGCCAGCATCGTGATGGGCCGGGCGCTGGTCCCGGTGGAACAGGCGGTCGGCACCTGGAAGCAGTTCATCGGCGCCCGCGAGGCCTATGCGGAAGTGCGCGAGCTGCTCGGCGAGATCGACCTGACGCCGCCACACACCATCGTGCCGCGGGCGCGCAACACCATCGAGGTCCGCGAACTGCGCTGCCTGTTGCCGGCGCGCAAGGAGCCCGTCATCAGGGACCTGACCTTCGAGCTTGGCGGCGGCCAGGCGCTCGGCATCGTCGGCCCGAGCGGCTCCGGCAAGAGCACGCTGGCTCGCCTTCTGGTGGGCGCCATCCTACCTGCCGATGGACGGTTGCGCTTCGGCGGGCTCGACTACAGCCATTGGGACCCGCTCGAATTCGGCCGCCATGTCGGCTATTTGCCGCAGGACGTCGGCCTGTTCGCCGGCACCGTGCGCGAGAACATTGCTCGCTTCGGCGATGCTTCGACGGACGAGATCATCGACGCCGCCAAACGCGCCGGCATTCACGAGATGGTGCTCGACCTGCCGAAGCAATACGATACCCGACTGGGTCCCGGCGGCGTCGGCCTGTCCGGCGGCCAGCGCCAGCGTCTGGCGCTGGCGCGGGCGCTGCTCGGCCGCCCGCCGCTGCTCGTGCTCGATGAGCCCAACGCCAATCTCGACGCTCCCGGCGAAGAGGCGCTGAAGGTGGCGCTGCTGCAGGCCAAGAGCGAGGGTGCCACCATCATCGTGATCACCCACCGCACCACCATCCTCGACATCGTCGACGTCATGATGGTGTTGCGCGGCGGCATGCTCGACATGCTGGGTCCGCCGGGTGAGGTCTACCACGCGCTCCAGCAGGCCGCCGCGGGGCGCGCGTCATGA
- a CDS encoding ABC transporter ATP-binding protein — MTAAIEVENLRCEFRVHTGLMSAEKRVVAVDDVTFSVPAGSVLGIVGESGCGKSTLARLILGLLKPTAGTVLVDGKRLFDLDRKARARLIQPVFQDPFASLNPRRRIKDIVALPLAAQGTFSRGEIERRVGGILERVGLSAAMGERMPAQLSGGQRQRAAIARALVLEPRIVICDEPTSALDVSVQAQILNLLADLRRDLGLTYLFISHNLAVVEHVASEVAVMYLGRFVERNETDALFRKPRHPYTQALLESVLTPEPGKGVPDIGLGDAMPDPSNIPPGCRFNPRCRIAVERCRHEAPMPMVRPPQGMVECHLA, encoded by the coding sequence ATGACCGCCGCGATCGAGGTCGAGAACCTGCGGTGCGAATTCCGCGTCCACACCGGACTGATGTCGGCGGAAAAGCGCGTGGTCGCGGTCGACGATGTCACGTTCAGCGTGCCGGCCGGTAGCGTGCTCGGCATCGTCGGCGAGTCCGGATGCGGCAAGTCCACGCTGGCCCGCCTGATCCTCGGGCTGCTCAAGCCGACGGCGGGAACCGTGCTGGTCGATGGCAAGCGGCTGTTCGACCTCGACCGCAAGGCGCGGGCGCGATTGATCCAGCCGGTGTTCCAGGATCCGTTCGCCTCGCTCAATCCGCGCCGGCGCATCAAGGATATCGTCGCGCTGCCGCTTGCAGCCCAGGGCACTTTCTCGCGCGGCGAGATCGAGCGCCGGGTCGGCGGCATTCTCGAGCGCGTTGGCCTGTCGGCCGCGATGGGCGAACGCATGCCGGCGCAACTCTCCGGTGGGCAACGCCAGCGCGCGGCGATTGCCCGCGCATTGGTGCTGGAGCCGCGGATCGTGATATGCGACGAGCCGACCAGCGCGCTCGACGTCTCGGTGCAGGCGCAGATCCTCAATCTCCTGGCCGACCTGCGCCGCGACCTCGGGCTCACTTACCTTTTCATCAGCCACAATCTCGCCGTCGTCGAGCATGTCGCGAGCGAAGTCGCGGTGATGTATCTCGGCCGTTTCGTCGAGCGGAACGAAACCGACGCGCTGTTTCGCAAGCCCCGCCACCCCTACACCCAGGCGCTCCTGGAAAGCGTGCTGACGCCGGAGCCGGGCAAGGGCGTGCCGGACATTGGTCTCGGCGACGCCATGCCGGATCCGTCCAATATTCCGCCGGGCTGCCGGTTCAACCCGCGCTGCCGCATCGCGGTCGAGCGCTGCCGCCATGAGGCGCCAATGCCCATGGTCCGCCCGCCCCAGGGAATGGTAGAGTGTCATCTGGCATAG
- a CDS encoding ABC transporter substrate-binding protein: MRMQNKLGAAILAVVLSGAGALPASAQKSADTLRIVMRDALPNIDPFYNNLRTGVVMHHQGWDALVYRNPDTFKLEPLLAAEWKLPDPTTIEFSLRPGVKFHDGSPFTADDVVYTINIVADPASRVSTPSNYNWIDKAEKTGDLSVRVKLKRPNPAALEYFALVLPIYPKAYREKVGAEGYAKAPVGAGPYKVTKVEPGVSIDFERFEDYWAGSPKGKPAIKKMSVRFVPDAGTEMTELLAGRADWIWNMNPDQLEPVNRMPHLQAVRKESMRIGFLSMDAGGRTGADNPLTKLKVRQAIWHAIDRKAIADKLVTGGSRVPAAPCFPSQFGCDAEAAVAYTYDPAKAKQLLAEAGYPDGFDVELASYVLPQWGSSVQNYLHAVGIRAKLNQLQTAALIQRAKAGELRMYLGSWGSYSINDVSAILPNYFDGGADDYARDSDVQKWLLQGGSSINPEVRKEAYSAAIKKITEQAYWAPLHTYVTTYGHSKQLDFTPYPDELPRFYLAKWK, from the coding sequence ATGCGTATGCAAAACAAGCTCGGCGCGGCCATTCTGGCCGTGGTTCTATCGGGAGCCGGTGCGTTGCCCGCTTCCGCGCAGAAATCCGCCGACACGCTGCGGATCGTGATGCGCGACGCGCTGCCCAACATCGATCCCTTCTACAACAATTTGCGCACCGGCGTGGTGATGCACCACCAGGGCTGGGATGCGCTGGTCTACCGCAATCCCGATACGTTCAAGCTGGAGCCGCTGCTCGCAGCCGAATGGAAGCTGCCGGATCCGACCACGATCGAGTTCAGCTTAAGGCCCGGCGTCAAGTTTCATGACGGCAGCCCGTTCACGGCCGACGACGTCGTTTACACCATCAATATCGTCGCCGATCCGGCGAGCCGCGTCTCGACCCCGTCGAATTACAACTGGATCGACAAGGCGGAGAAGACCGGCGACCTTTCGGTGCGCGTCAAGCTGAAGCGGCCGAACCCGGCGGCGCTGGAATATTTCGCGCTGGTGCTGCCGATCTATCCCAAGGCCTATCGCGAGAAGGTCGGCGCAGAAGGTTACGCCAAGGCGCCTGTCGGCGCGGGTCCCTACAAGGTGACGAAGGTCGAGCCCGGCGTCTCCATCGACTTCGAGCGCTTCGAGGACTACTGGGCCGGCAGTCCCAAGGGGAAGCCTGCGATCAAGAAGATGAGTGTGCGCTTCGTGCCGGATGCCGGCACCGAGATGACCGAATTGCTCGCCGGCCGCGCCGACTGGATCTGGAACATGAACCCGGACCAGCTCGAGCCCGTGAACCGGATGCCGCATCTGCAGGCGGTGCGCAAGGAATCGATGCGGATCGGCTTTCTCTCGATGGATGCGGGCGGCCGCACCGGCGCCGACAATCCCCTGACCAAGCTCAAGGTGCGGCAGGCGATCTGGCACGCGATCGACCGCAAGGCGATCGCCGACAAGCTCGTCACCGGTGGTAGCCGCGTTCCGGCTGCGCCCTGCTTCCCCTCGCAGTTCGGCTGCGATGCCGAAGCCGCGGTGGCCTACACCTACGATCCGGCCAAGGCCAAGCAGCTTCTCGCCGAGGCCGGTTATCCCGATGGATTCGACGTCGAGCTTGCCAGCTACGTGCTGCCGCAATGGGGCTCCTCGGTGCAGAACTATCTGCACGCGGTCGGCATCCGTGCCAAGCTCAACCAGCTCCAGACCGCGGCGCTGATCCAGCGCGCCAAGGCCGGCGAACTCAGGATGTATCTCGGAAGCTGGGGCAGCTATTCGATCAACGACGTCTCGGCCATTCTGCCGAACTACTTCGATGGCGGCGCCGACGACTATGCGCGCGATTCCGATGTGCAGAAATGGCTGCTTCAGGGCGGTTCATCCATCAACCCGGAGGTGCGCAAGGAGGCCTATTCGGCGGCGATCAAGAAGATCACCGAGCAGGCCTACTGGGCGCCGCTGCACACCTATGTAACGACCTACGGCCACTCCAAGCAGCTCGATTTCACGCCATACCCGGACGAACTGCCGCGGTTCTATCTGGCGAAGTGGAAGTAG
- a CDS encoding ABC transporter permease: MPRRLALGVLVALTVMTLAFLLTRLSGDLAVSIAGPQATQADVEIVRKAYGLDRPLYVQFFAWTGRAMVGDFGQSYFFKDSVANLIQKRLPITLTLGLVGLSLALLISLPLGILAALRENTWIDRGVTLFTMVGQAVPSFWLALILMIVLGLQLGILPISGTGTWQHFVMPGIVLAFTAIPALTRLTRSGMIEAMASDYIRTARAKGLSRARIIFKHALRNAAIPVVSIAAVQLGFMLGGSIVIETVFALHGVGYLGWESIAKNDFPVVQAVVLVLAVFYIGLTLLADILNALLDPRLRTG, translated from the coding sequence TTGCCGCGGCGTCTTGCTCTCGGTGTGCTGGTCGCGCTGACCGTCATGACGCTTGCATTCCTGCTGACGCGGCTGTCCGGCGACCTTGCGGTTTCGATCGCGGGCCCGCAGGCGACGCAGGCCGACGTCGAAATCGTGCGCAAGGCCTACGGCCTCGACCGCCCGCTCTATGTCCAGTTCTTTGCCTGGACCGGCCGCGCCATGGTCGGTGATTTCGGCCAGAGCTATTTCTTCAAGGACAGTGTGGCGAACCTGATCCAGAAGCGGCTGCCGATCACGCTGACGCTCGGCCTGGTCGGCTTAAGCCTCGCCTTGCTGATCTCGCTGCCGCTCGGCATCCTGGCGGCGCTGCGCGAAAACACCTGGATCGACCGCGGCGTCACCCTGTTCACGATGGTCGGGCAGGCAGTGCCGAGCTTCTGGCTGGCGCTGATTCTGATGATCGTGCTCGGCCTGCAGCTCGGCATCCTGCCCATATCAGGCACCGGCACCTGGCAGCATTTCGTGATGCCCGGCATCGTGCTTGCCTTCACCGCGATCCCGGCGCTGACGCGGCTGACGCGCTCCGGCATGATCGAGGCGATGGCCTCCGATTACATCCGCACCGCCCGCGCAAAAGGCCTGTCGCGGGCGCGCATCATCTTCAAGCACGCGCTGCGCAACGCCGCCATTCCCGTGGTGTCGATCGCGGCGGTCCAGCTCGGCTTCATGCTGGGCGGCTCGATCGTCATCGAAACGGTGTTCGCGCTGCATGGCGTCGGCTATCTCGGCTGGGAGAGCATCGCCAAGAACGATTTCCCTGTCGTGCAGGCGGTGGTGCTGGTGCTGGCCGTGTTCTATATCGGCCTCACGCTCTTGGCCGACATCCTCAATGCGCTGCTTGATCCGAGGCTGAGGACCGGATGA
- a CDS encoding NAD(P)/FAD-dependent oxidoreductase: MLEDKADVVVLGAGIVGVSTAFAARQRGMSVVLVDRREPGSETSYGNAGIISSGSITPLNNPSLWTSLPKYLTNRHAALRWNPLWAVKNAGWVARFLANSAASRLRPRATALHGLIDASAKLHREWIVQAGAGHRIRETGWLRAWRSDAVLAAKQEQAKLAEYGIASEWLDRQAISALEPDIVPVYKAGLLHTQTASVDSPGEVVKAYARMFANAGGQVRQADIKAILPDGNGWRVVLVDGEISARHVVAALGPWSADLLRPLGYRVPLAFERGYHREFKPNPVRALRRPIYDIDGGFIMTPMEQGIRVTSGVELTDRDAPSSFDQLDQVVPLARGVVEFGDAVGDAWRGSRPTLPDSLPMIGPAPRHAGLWLAFGNQHIGFTTGPATGAAIAAMIGGASPPYDVTPFAPARYIRD; this comes from the coding sequence ATGCTGGAAGATAAAGCGGATGTCGTGGTGCTCGGCGCGGGCATCGTCGGGGTATCGACGGCCTTTGCCGCGCGGCAGCGCGGGATGTCGGTCGTACTCGTCGATCGGCGCGAGCCAGGCAGCGAGACCTCATACGGCAATGCCGGCATCATCAGCAGCGGCTCGATCACGCCGCTCAATAATCCATCGCTGTGGACGTCGCTGCCGAAATACCTGACCAACCGCCATGCGGCATTGCGTTGGAATCCGCTTTGGGCGGTGAAGAACGCGGGCTGGGTTGCGCGCTTCTTGGCCAATTCGGCCGCGTCGCGACTTCGGCCGCGCGCGACCGCGCTGCACGGGTTAATCGATGCATCGGCGAAATTGCATCGGGAATGGATCGTGCAAGCGGGAGCGGGACATCGCATTCGCGAGACCGGCTGGCTCAGGGCGTGGCGCAGCGATGCGGTTCTCGCGGCGAAGCAGGAGCAGGCCAAACTGGCTGAATACGGCATCGCCAGCGAATGGCTCGACCGCCAGGCCATCTCCGCGCTCGAGCCGGATATTGTGCCCGTTTATAAAGCGGGCCTGCTGCACACCCAGACCGCCTCGGTCGACTCGCCAGGCGAGGTGGTCAAGGCCTATGCGCGGATGTTCGCGAACGCCGGCGGCCAGGTGAGGCAGGCGGACATCAAGGCGATCCTACCCGACGGCAATGGCTGGCGCGTGGTGCTGGTCGATGGCGAGATTTCGGCGCGGCATGTGGTGGCCGCGCTGGGACCCTGGTCTGCGGATCTGTTGCGGCCGCTCGGCTATCGCGTGCCACTCGCCTTTGAACGCGGCTACCACCGCGAATTCAAGCCGAACCCGGTGCGTGCGTTGCGGCGTCCGATCTATGACATCGACGGCGGCTTCATCATGACGCCGATGGAGCAGGGCATCCGCGTCACCTCAGGCGTCGAACTGACCGATCGCGATGCGCCCTCCTCGTTCGACCAGCTTGACCAGGTGGTTCCGCTCGCGCGCGGCGTCGTGGAGTTCGGCGACGCTGTCGGCGATGCATGGCGCGGCTCACGGCCGACGCTGCCCGATAGCCTGCCGATGATCGGACCAGCGCCTCGGCATGCCGGCCTGTGGCTTGCCTTTGGCAACCAGCACATCGGCTTCACGACCGGTCCCGCAACCGGCGCCGCCATTGCCGCCATGATTGGCGGCGCGTCGCCGCCGTATGACGTTACGCCGTTCGCGCCGGCTCGCTACATTCGAGACTGA
- a CDS encoding ABC transporter permease: protein MSEPIAIQAPQPSSIGSSRIGAAGFAIGIAIVAIVVAAALVGNALVPQDPFTQDLGNRLKPPFWMEGTQPGHWLGTDQLGRDYLARLVYGARISLLIGIMTVITSGLIGITLGVLGGFFGGRVDDFVLFAITTRLSIPVVLVALAVVGLMGSGLGLVVATLGLLLWDRFAVVARATTMQVRNHDYVSAAWCAGASMPHILIKEILPNIASHLAVVATLEMALAILLEAALSFLGLGVPPPLPSWGLMIAEGKDYMFFSPWVIMIPGVALAVLVLGINLVGDGLRNLLGAERLR from the coding sequence ATGAGCGAGCCGATTGCCATTCAGGCGCCGCAGCCTTCGAGCATAGGTAGCTCGCGCATCGGCGCCGCCGGCTTTGCGATCGGGATTGCCATCGTCGCGATCGTCGTCGCGGCGGCGCTCGTCGGCAACGCGCTGGTGCCGCAGGATCCGTTCACCCAGGACCTCGGCAATCGCCTCAAGCCGCCGTTCTGGATGGAGGGCACCCAGCCGGGCCACTGGCTCGGCACCGATCAACTCGGCCGGGATTATCTCGCGCGGCTGGTCTATGGCGCGCGCATTTCGCTCCTGATCGGCATCATGACGGTGATCACGTCGGGGCTGATCGGCATCACGCTCGGCGTGCTCGGTGGGTTTTTCGGCGGCCGCGTCGACGATTTCGTGCTGTTCGCCATCACGACGCGATTGTCGATCCCTGTCGTGCTGGTCGCGCTTGCGGTGGTCGGGCTGATGGGATCGGGCCTCGGGCTCGTCGTCGCCACCCTCGGGCTGTTGTTGTGGGACCGCTTCGCGGTCGTCGCGCGCGCGACCACCATGCAGGTTCGCAACCACGACTACGTCAGCGCGGCCTGGTGCGCCGGCGCCTCGATGCCGCACATCCTGATCAAGGAGATTTTGCCGAACATCGCGAGCCATCTTGCCGTGGTGGCAACGCTAGAGATGGCGCTGGCCATCCTGCTCGAGGCTGCCCTTTCGTTCCTGGGGTTGGGCGTGCCGCCGCCGCTGCCGTCCTGGGGGCTGATGATCGCCGAGGGCAAGGACTACATGTTCTTTTCGCCCTGGGTGATCATGATCCCCGGCGTAGCCCTGGCAGTTTTGGTGCTCGGCATCAATCTGGTCGGCGACGGACTGCGCAATCTGCTCGGCGCGGAGCGGCTGCGATGA